In a genomic window of Anser cygnoides isolate HZ-2024a breed goose chromosome 28, Taihu_goose_T2T_genome, whole genome shotgun sequence:
- the LOC136787260 gene encoding olfactory receptor 14C36-like, translating into MFNSSSISEFLLLPFADTRELQLLHFALFLDIYLAALLGNSLILTAVACDHRLHNPMYFFLLNLALLDLGCISTTLPKAMANSLWDTRAISYAGCVAQLFLFVFLISAEYFLLTVMAYDRYIAICKPLHYGSLLGSRACAQMAAAAWGSGVLYALLHTANTFSLPLCQGNAVDQFFCEIPSILKLSCSDAYLREIELLTFSGFLFLGCFVFILFSYVQIFKAVLRMPSEQGRHKAFSTCLPHLAVVFLFLSTGMCAYLKPPSISSPSLDLVMAFLYSVMPPAVNPLIYSMRNQELKNAIRKVMSWMFVRMC; encoded by the coding sequence ATGttcaacagcagctccatcagcgagttcctcctcctgccattcgcagacacgcgggagctgcagctcctgcacttcgcgctcttcctggacatctacctggctgccctcctgggcaacagcctcatcctcaccgccgtagcctgcgaccaccgcctccacaaccccatgtacttcttcctcctcaacctcgccctcctcgacctgggctgcatctccaccactctccccaaagccatggccaattccctctgggacaccagggccatctcctatgcaggatgtgttGCACAGCTCTTTCTGTTCGTCTTCTTGATAtcagcagagtattttcttctcaccgtcatggcctacgaccgctacattgccatctgcaagcccctgcactacgggagcctcctgggcagcagagcttgtgcccagatggcagcagctgcctggggcagtggggttctctatgctctgctgcacactgccaatacattttccctgcccctgtgccaaggcaatgctgtggaccagttcttctgtgaaatcccctccatcctcaagctctcctgctcagatgcctacctcagggaaatTGAGCTTCTCACATTtagtggttttctgtttttggggtgttttgttttcattcttttctcctatgtgcagatcttcaaggctgtgctgaggatgccctctgagcagggacggcacaaagccttctccacgtgcctccctcacctggccgtggtctttctctttctcagcactggcatgtgtgcctacctgaagcccccctccatctcctctccatccctggacctTGTGATGGCTTTCCTGTACTCGGTGATgcccccagcagtgaaccccctcatctacagcatgaggaaccaggagctcaagaatGCCATTAGGAAAGTGATGTCATGGATGTTTGTAAGGATGTGTTGA
- the LOC136787310 gene encoding olfactory receptor 14J1-like, with the protein MYFFLLNLALLDLGCISTTLPKAMANSLWDTRAISYMGCVAQEFLFVFLMSSDFSLLTVMSYDRYVAICKPLHYGTLLGSRACAQMPAAAWGSGLLNALLLTANTFSLPLCRGNAVDQFFCEIPQILKLSCSHSYHRDLRLLAFSSLLFLGCFIFIVLSYIQIFKAMLRMPSEQGRHKAFSTCVPHLVVVSLLIVTGMFAYLKPPSIFSPALDLVVAVLYSVVPPALNPLIYSMRMQALKDAIVKVLLWTFFRNHKCPISLHR; encoded by the coding sequence atgtacttcttcctcctcaacctcgccctcctcgacctgggctgcatctccaccactctccccaaagccatggccaattccctctgggacaccagggccatttcctacaTGGGATGTGTTGCACAGgaatttctgtttgtctttttgaTGTCATcagatttttcccttctcacagtcatgtcctacgaccgctacgttgccatctgcaagcccctgcactatgggaccctcctgggcagcagagcttgtgcccagatgccagcagctgcctggggcagtgggttGCTCAATGCTCTGCTGctcactgccaatacattttccttgcCCCTCTGCcgaggcaatgctgtggaccagttcttctgtgaaatcccccagatcctcaagctctcctgctcacatTCCTACCATAGGGATCTTAGACTTCTCGCATTTAGTAGTCTTCTGTTTTtgggctgttttattttcattgttctcTCCTACATTCAGATCTTCAAGGCtatgctgaggatgccctctgagcagggacggcacaaagccttttccacatgtGTCCCTCATTTGGTCGTGGTCTCTTTGTTAATCGTCactggcatgtttgcctacctgaagcccccctctatcttttccccagccctggacctggtggtggcagttctttACTCTGTGGTTCCCCCAGCACTGAACCctctcatctacagcatgaggatgCAAGCACTAAAGGATGCTATTGTGAAAGTGCTTTTATGGACATTTTTCAGGAATCATAAATGTCCCATATCTCTCCACAGGTGA
- the LOC136787246 gene encoding olfactory receptor 14J1-like yields the protein MSNSSSISEFLLLAFADTRELQLLHFALFLAIYLAALLGNGLILTAVACDHRLHTPMYFFLLNLTLLDLGCISTTLPKAVANSLWDTRAISYSGCAAQVFFFFLFSAEYSLLTIMSYDRYVAICKPLHYGSLLGSRACAQMAAAAWGSGVLYALLHTANTFSLPLCQGNAVEQFFCEVPQILKLSCTDSYLREVGFLMFSAFLGFGCFVFIVLSYVQIFMAVLRMPSEQGRHKIFSTCLPHLFVVSLFLSTVIFGYLKTPSVSSPSLDLVVAVLYSVVPPVVNPLIYSIRNKELRDAVRKVASWMFLNIDKFLLFLQK from the coding sequence atgtccaacagcagctccatcagcgagttcctcctgctggcattcgcagacacgcgggagctgcagctcctgcacttcgcgctcttcctggccatctacctggctgccctcctgggcaacggcctcatcctcaccgccgtagcctgcgaccaccgcctccacacccccatgtacttcttcctcctcaacctcaccctcctcgacctgggctgcatctccaccactctccccaaagccgtggccaattccctctgggacaccagggccatctcctactcagggtgtgctgcacaggtctttttcttctttttgttttcagcagagtattctcttctcaccatcatgtcctacgaccgctacgtagccatctgcaagcccctgcactacgggagcctcctgggcagcagagcttgtgcccagatggcagcagctgcctggggcagtggggttctctatgctctgctgcacactgccaatacattttccctgcccctctgccaaggcaatgctgtggagcagttcttctgtgaagttccccagatcctcaagctctcctgcacagactcctacctcagggaagttggatTTCTCATGTTCAGCGCTTTTTTGgggtttggctgttttgttttcatcgtgctgtcctatgtgcagatcttcatggcagtgctgaggatgccctcggagcagggccggcacaaaatATTCtccacatgcctccctcacctgtttgtggtctccctgtttctcagcactgtcATATTTGGCTACCTGAAGACCCCCTCcgtctcttccccatccctggatctggtggtggcagttctgtactcggtggtgcctccagtagtgaaccccctcatctacagcataaGAAACAAGGAGCTCAGAGATGCTGTTAGAAAAGTAGCTTCATGGATGTTTCTTAATATTGAtaaatttctcctctttctccaaaagTGA